The proteins below are encoded in one region of Metabacillus dongyingensis:
- a CDS encoding ABC transporter permease, producing MSTELITTKRKIDLLNPILLTYNKIQLRPTYHFLLLILGFPVTLVVLLFYFYRRKKDSFTFIEEETKAMLHAAGYKEQMKQEFKDQLLRKQIFFGKSVHMKEIGQQADKWAEEELQKAVITTTYEKLEALGEKRVTFTETFQTLIQSPLFLLLSFIPGLLMYLFIFLYSNFYLKNIFERLFMSIFVIVGVVILVFSILYISPFDPAANLLGESATEEQIASFNKLHGLDQSYLSQLWNAILGIATFNLGSSFTGNEDVVATIANRFPVTFNLTIFALMMAIIIAIPVGIISATRPKSFLDYSLMFVALIGLSIPNFWQGLIFILGFSINLKWLPSSYVPSNWLSMIMPVVVLGTALTASIARMTRSSMLEVASEDYIITAKAKGLSKRYILWKHVFGNAMIPIITVIGLLFGGMLGGAAVTEKVFNISGIGSYIVDKQFVPDIPSILGGVVYIAVTISIVNLIIDLLYAFIDPRIRSKMKQY from the coding sequence ATGAGCACAGAACTTATAACTACTAAAAGGAAAATCGACTTATTAAATCCCATTCTCCTAACCTATAATAAGATTCAATTGCGTCCCACCTATCATTTTTTACTGCTTATCCTAGGATTTCCCGTTACTCTGGTAGTCTTATTATTTTATTTTTACAGAAGAAAGAAGGATTCGTTTACATTTATTGAAGAAGAAACAAAAGCAATGCTCCATGCAGCAGGATATAAGGAGCAAATGAAACAGGAGTTTAAAGATCAGCTTTTAAGAAAGCAGATTTTTTTCGGAAAATCTGTTCATATGAAGGAAATCGGACAGCAGGCAGATAAATGGGCTGAAGAAGAACTGCAGAAAGCAGTCATAACAACAACCTATGAAAAATTAGAGGCACTTGGGGAAAAACGGGTTACATTTACAGAAACCTTTCAAACACTCATTCAAAGCCCATTGTTTTTACTCTTATCATTTATTCCGGGATTACTCATGTATTTGTTCATTTTTCTGTACAGCAATTTTTATCTTAAAAACATATTTGAACGATTGTTTATGAGTATTTTTGTCATTGTAGGTGTCGTCATTCTTGTATTTTCCATTTTGTATATATCTCCTTTTGATCCGGCAGCAAATCTTCTCGGTGAATCGGCAACAGAAGAGCAAATAGCTTCTTTCAACAAACTGCACGGACTTGACCAGTCCTACCTTTCACAATTATGGAACGCTATCCTGGGAATAGCGACATTCAATCTAGGATCTTCCTTTACAGGCAATGAAGACGTTGTTGCCACTATTGCCAATAGATTTCCAGTTACATTTAATCTAACGATTTTCGCATTAATGATGGCCATAATTATCGCTATTCCGGTAGGCATCATATCTGCAACCCGGCCAAAATCATTTTTAGATTACTCGCTAATGTTTGTAGCATTAATCGGATTATCCATCCCTAATTTTTGGCAAGGACTCATCTTCATTTTAGGATTTTCTATCAATCTCAAGTGGCTGCCTTCTTCTTACGTTCCATCAAATTGGTTGTCGATGATCATGCCCGTTGTCGTACTTGGTACAGCATTAACAGCCTCGATTGCGCGCATGACTCGTTCTTCAATGCTTGAAGTTGCGAGCGAAGACTATATTATTACCGCAAAAGCAAAGGGCCTTAGTAAGCGTTATATATTATGGAAACATGTTTTTGGCAATGCAATGATTCCAATCATCACAGTCATTGGTTTGCTGTTTGGGGGAATGCTTGGAGGGGCTGCTGTGACGGAGAAAGTATTCAATATCAGCGGAATCGGTAGTTATATCGTTGACAAACAATTTGTTCCTGACATTCCAAGTATTTTAGGCGGTGTAGTTTACATAGCCGTTACGATTTCAATCGTGAATCTCATCATTGATTTGTTGTATGCGTTTATCGATCCGCGCATCCGCTCAAAGATGAAACAATATTAA
- a CDS encoding ABC transporter ATP-binding protein, whose protein sequence is METILKVNNLRVAFQSGEKEFEAVRGVSFEVEKGETLGIVGESGSGKSVTARTIMRILPSPPSYIKQGEVTFLGENLALKSEKEMESIRGRDIGMIFQDPMTSLNPTVRIGKQIAESLIKHQNLAKDQAKLHAIEMLKLVGIRDSEERFHQYPHEFSGGMRQRVMIAIALACQPTLLIADEPTTALDVTIQAQILNLMKDIQQRLGTSIILITHDLGVVAGMCDRVIVMKDGEIVETGTTEEIFERPKHPYTVKLLNALPRLDEKKKKKRTPLSAFQNDPEKPLLNVKSLKQHFDMGKGNTVKAVDDISFFIRHGETLGLVGESGSGKSTTGRAILRLHEPTDGQVLYEGMSVNRLTKKELKTMRRHMQIIFQDPYSSLNPRLKVLDIIGQAIDIHKLTSSKEQRRRRVEELLEMVGLEPSHALRYPHEFSGGQRQRIGIARALAVEPKFIVCDEPLSALDVSIQSQIVNLLEDLQHRLGLTYLFIAHDLSMVKHISDRVAVMYAGKIVELAESEELYSNPQHPYTKSLLSAIPIPDPKIESKKKRVLLQEQTADDKYNLLNSELIEVSKDHWVAMVKN, encoded by the coding sequence TTGGAAACGATTTTAAAAGTTAATAATTTACGTGTGGCATTTCAGAGTGGAGAAAAGGAGTTCGAGGCAGTCAGAGGTGTAAGTTTTGAAGTGGAAAAAGGGGAAACCCTTGGTATTGTCGGAGAATCCGGGAGTGGTAAAAGTGTAACTGCGAGAACAATTATGCGCATATTGCCATCACCACCTTCTTACATCAAACAAGGAGAAGTGACGTTTTTAGGTGAAAATCTCGCACTTAAATCAGAAAAAGAAATGGAATCGATCAGAGGCCGTGATATAGGAATGATCTTTCAGGATCCAATGACGTCCCTAAACCCTACTGTCCGTATTGGAAAACAAATTGCAGAGAGTCTGATAAAACATCAGAATCTGGCGAAGGATCAAGCAAAACTACATGCGATAGAAATGTTAAAGCTTGTTGGAATTCGTGACAGCGAAGAGCGGTTCCATCAATATCCGCATGAGTTTTCGGGAGGCATGAGACAGCGTGTTATGATTGCGATTGCCCTTGCTTGCCAGCCAACACTGCTAATTGCAGATGAACCCACAACAGCGCTCGATGTTACCATTCAAGCGCAGATTTTGAATTTGATGAAAGATATTCAGCAGCGTCTAGGCACTTCCATCATTTTGATTACCCATGATCTTGGCGTTGTTGCGGGAATGTGTGATCGTGTAATTGTAATGAAAGATGGGGAAATCGTTGAAACCGGAACAACAGAAGAAATTTTTGAGCGTCCAAAGCATCCGTATACTGTAAAATTATTAAATGCTTTGCCCCGGCTAGATGAAAAAAAGAAAAAGAAACGCACACCTCTTTCAGCTTTCCAAAATGATCCTGAGAAACCATTACTTAATGTCAAGTCTCTTAAGCAGCACTTTGATATGGGCAAGGGAAATACAGTAAAAGCCGTTGATGATATCTCGTTTTTTATACGTCATGGGGAAACACTGGGTTTAGTTGGAGAGTCAGGTTCAGGAAAATCCACGACTGGGCGTGCAATTTTAAGGCTTCATGAACCGACTGACGGCCAAGTTTTATACGAGGGAATGTCAGTTAACCGGTTAACAAAAAAGGAATTGAAAACAATGAGGCGTCACATGCAAATCATATTCCAGGATCCATATTCATCACTGAATCCTCGGCTAAAAGTACTGGATATCATAGGTCAGGCCATTGATATTCATAAACTTACCTCCAGTAAAGAACAGCGCAGGAGAAGAGTTGAGGAACTGCTTGAAATGGTTGGTCTTGAACCCTCTCATGCTCTCCGTTATCCGCATGAGTTTTCAGGAGGACAGCGTCAGCGTATCGGCATTGCACGGGCGCTTGCTGTGGAGCCTAAATTCATTGTCTGTGACGAACCCTTGTCAGCACTTGATGTATCTATTCAGTCACAAATCGTAAATTTGCTTGAAGATTTACAACATAGACTTGGATTGACGTATCTATTTATTGCCCATGATTTGTCGATGGTGAAACACATTAGTGATCGTGTTGCCGTCATGTATGCCGGAAAAATTGTTGAACTCGCAGAAAGTGAAGAATTGTATTCAAATCCGCAGCATCCATATACAAAATCATTGCTTTCTGCCATTCCAATACCGGATCCGAAAATTGAATCAAAAAAGAAACGGGTTTTATTGCAAGAACAAACTGCAGACGACAAGTACAACTTGCTGAATTCTGAGCTTATTGAAGTGTCTAAAGATCATTGGGTCGCAATGGTGAAGAATTAA
- a CDS encoding ABC transporter permease, which translates to MSIIKLTENKKSSFVLKSSSEYTQASFTLITSLVLSLILLVNSFDFKDFSIKPAVFITFMLYALFTGIQFFISLRIKQDIMEHGQIRTSTRRLGYVQLISILTANIFIVSFAFNLIQKRKTSEYTFAVYMVMVQFFIIAVSALNIFKPYVADLFPIGVLILMIIAIFYIAALVIVAKCAESNTTHQVLWFLTIPLILTSITGNLFALLLGISLIIKLRNQNRLGIGQWSLIWDKITRNITAMLGMFFIIFVFAISICSYLTFDYDLAIENNYEVLLQSPSLVYPLGTDNFGRDLFSRIVFGARISLIVGIISTFIPVVIGGILGALAGYYGRQMDNVLMRLLDVLYAIPGILLAIAIIAAFGANTMNLIIALSVGSIPTYARTMRANVLMVSNLEYVDSARALGSSDLAIIFKHIVPNSLAPMIVKATLTIGGAVIATSSLSYLGLGVEPHIPEWGNILKIGSTYLESHSYLAIFPGLAIIALVLSFNFLGDGLRDALDPKMD; encoded by the coding sequence ATGTCCATTATTAAACTAACAGAAAATAAGAAAAGCTCATTTGTACTTAAAAGCTCTTCCGAGTACACACAGGCAAGTTTCACCTTAATTACTTCGCTTGTATTATCACTTATATTGCTTGTAAACAGTTTTGACTTTAAGGATTTCTCAATAAAACCTGCTGTGTTCATCACTTTTATGCTGTATGCCTTGTTTACAGGCATTCAATTTTTCATTTCACTTCGAATTAAACAGGATATTATGGAGCATGGCCAAATAAGGACTTCCACAAGGCGCCTTGGATATGTCCAACTAATAAGCATTTTGACAGCTAATATTTTTATTGTCAGCTTTGCATTCAACCTTATCCAGAAACGAAAAACATCTGAATATACATTTGCCGTTTACATGGTGATGGTTCAATTCTTCATTATTGCAGTATCGGCATTGAATATATTTAAGCCCTACGTTGCTGACTTATTTCCTATTGGAGTGCTCATTTTAATGATTATCGCTATTTTTTATATTGCAGCTTTAGTTATTGTTGCAAAATGTGCAGAAAGCAATACGACTCACCAAGTATTATGGTTTCTAACCATCCCTCTGATACTTACTTCGATAACAGGTAATCTGTTTGCCCTTCTATTAGGTATAAGTTTGATCATCAAACTACGGAATCAAAACCGTCTGGGCATCGGTCAATGGAGTTTAATCTGGGATAAAATCACACGAAATATAACGGCAATGCTTGGCATGTTTTTCATTATTTTTGTCTTCGCTATCTCAATATGCAGCTATTTAACCTTTGATTATGATTTGGCAATAGAAAATAACTATGAAGTTCTGCTTCAATCACCTAGTTTAGTCTATCCATTAGGAACAGATAATTTTGGCCGGGATTTGTTTTCACGCATCGTTTTCGGTGCACGTATTTCGCTTATCGTTGGAATAATATCCACTTTTATACCAGTGGTAATTGGGGGTATTTTAGGAGCTCTTGCAGGATATTACGGCCGTCAAATGGATAATGTGCTTATGCGGCTGCTTGACGTTTTATATGCAATTCCTGGTATTTTGTTAGCTATCGCAATTATTGCGGCATTCGGAGCGAATACGATGAACTTAATTATTGCACTAAGTGTCGGTTCGATACCAACTTATGCTAGGACCATGCGTGCAAATGTATTGATGGTATCCAACCTTGAATACGTAGATTCCGCCAGAGCACTTGGGTCAAGTGATCTGGCCATCATTTTCAAACATATTGTGCCAAATTCACTGGCACCGATGATTGTTAAAGCTACATTGACCATCGGCGGTGCTGTTATAGCAACAAGCAGTTTGAGTTATTTAGGACTTGGGGTAGAACCTCATATTCCTGAATGGGGAAATATCTTAAAAATCGGCAGCACATATCTTGAGTCGCATTCTTATCTGGCTATCTTTCCTGGCCTAGCAATTATTGCACTCGTCCTGTCTTTTAACTTTCTTGGAGATGGACTTCGGGATGCCCTCGATCCAAAGATGGATTGA